In Flavobacterium gelatinilyticum, a genomic segment contains:
- a CDS encoding alkaline phosphatase — MKKIITLFCLQFFFAVQAQEYSSSNIHSHNDYESRLPFYGAYSNEAGVIEADVFLVNNELFVAHTQKEIASHNTLKSLYLEPLSAKLKTLEGKAYPSGKPLILMIDIKSDADASLKAIVQQLKTFPDIISNKNIKVVISGNRPNPAQWKDFPEFIYFDGRLNENYTPDQLAKVEMISEDLKEITVWNGKGVLTQPDLEKIQAIIKKVHDQNKKIRFWATQDNVNTYMALMNLKVDFIGTDKVAELTQFINSIKTTFYQNTEFHQAYVPKNGFKSKRPKNVILLIGDGMGLAQIYTGYTANKGQLSLFNIPTQGFSITKASDSYITDSAAGGTAMATGHKTNNRFISVDEQGKPLESITQLLAKKNYKTAIISAGNITDATPAAFYAHQPERSFNEPIANDFLTNPSDILIGGGQKEFMSRKDGKDLSKILKERGYTFSDKFVSIDTIKNSRYVVLEDAAVVSMKNGRGDFLTKAFNKAVSTLTKTKSPFFIMEEAAQIDYGGHQTNVEYVVREMLDFDKLIGQAMAFVDQNPETLLIVTADHETGGLSLIDGSIEKGYVHGSFSTNDHTSIPVPVFAYGPGAQYFTGVYQNTAIYDKILEAVSGK; from the coding sequence ATGAAAAAAATAATCACCCTTTTCTGCCTCCAGTTTTTCTTTGCCGTTCAGGCACAGGAATACAGTTCTTCAAACATTCATTCCCATAACGATTACGAAAGCCGACTTCCGTTTTATGGCGCTTATTCTAACGAAGCCGGCGTTATAGAAGCCGATGTTTTCTTAGTAAACAACGAATTATTTGTTGCCCATACTCAAAAAGAAATTGCGTCCCACAATACGCTGAAAAGTTTGTATCTGGAACCGCTTTCTGCCAAATTAAAAACGTTGGAAGGAAAAGCGTACCCAAGCGGCAAACCCTTAATTTTAATGATCGACATTAAGTCTGATGCTGATGCGTCTTTAAAAGCAATTGTACAACAGTTAAAAACGTTTCCGGATATCATTTCGAACAAAAACATCAAAGTGGTTATTTCAGGAAACAGACCGAATCCGGCGCAGTGGAAAGACTTTCCTGAATTTATTTATTTTGACGGAAGACTGAACGAAAACTACACTCCGGATCAGCTGGCAAAAGTTGAAATGATCAGCGAAGATTTGAAAGAAATCACGGTTTGGAACGGAAAAGGTGTTCTGACGCAGCCGGATTTAGAAAAAATTCAGGCAATCATTAAAAAAGTACACGATCAGAATAAAAAAATCAGATTCTGGGCTACACAGGACAACGTAAATACGTACATGGCTTTGATGAACTTAAAAGTAGATTTCATTGGAACGGATAAAGTAGCCGAATTGACGCAGTTCATCAACAGTATCAAAACAACTTTTTATCAAAATACAGAGTTTCATCAGGCCTATGTTCCTAAAAATGGATTCAAAAGCAAACGTCCTAAAAACGTTATTTTGTTAATTGGAGACGGAATGGGATTAGCGCAGATCTATACAGGTTATACGGCAAATAAAGGACAGTTGAGTTTGTTTAATATCCCAACTCAGGGATTCTCGATTACCAAGGCTTCAGACAGTTATATTACCGATTCGGCTGCGGGAGGTACCGCCATGGCGACAGGACATAAAACTAATAACCGTTTTATAAGTGTTGACGAACAGGGAAAACCGCTGGAATCAATTACACAGCTTCTGGCTAAGAAAAACTATAAAACGGCAATTATTTCTGCCGGAAATATTACAGATGCTACTCCGGCTGCTTTTTATGCACATCAGCCCGAAAGAAGTTTTAATGAACCCATTGCAAATGATTTTCTGACGAATCCGTCTGATATTTTAATTGGAGGAGGGCAGAAAGAATTTATGTCGAGAAAAGACGGTAAAGATCTGTCTAAAATTTTAAAGGAAAGAGGCTACACGTTTTCGGATAAATTTGTCAGTATCGACACCATCAAAAACAGCCGTTATGTGGTTTTAGAAGATGCAGCGGTGGTTTCTATGAAAAACGGAAGAGGTGATTTCTTAACCAAAGCTTTTAATAAAGCCGTGAGTACTTTAACCAAAACTAAAAGTCCGTTTTTTATTATGGAAGAAGCCGCGCAGATTGATTACGGCGGACACCAGACCAACGTAGAATATGTAGTACGCGAAATGCTGGATTTTGACAAACTGATAGGGCAGGCGATGGCATTTGTAGACCAAAACCCTGAAACGCTGTTAATTGTTACGGCAGACCACGAAACAGGCGGGCTTTCATTAATCGACGGAAGCATTGAGAAAGGTTACGTTCACGGAAGTTTCAGTACAAACGATCATACCTCAATTCCGGTTCCGGTTTTTGCTTACGGTCCCGGAGCGCAGTATTTTACGGGAGTATACCAGAATACAGCGATTTATGATAAAATTTTAGAAGCAGTTTCAGGAAAATAA
- a CDS encoding RagB/SusD family nutrient uptake outer membrane protein, whose amino-acid sequence MKKIGLLVLGFALFAATTACESELDVVPQGAPSSGNFWKTPADAKAGVNAIYALYSDDNMYGRGFFWLNNASDDIGTKPRQNAERIKNFIVDGAESDTKDIWRIHYEIMKRCNDVIRNIPNIPLDEKTKNGMLGEAYFNHAVMHLELAYHYGDARAGIPIQDRADFTNVYVPRARNVAENYAYIAADLIKAADLLPYFNELTPDNYGRAHKTAAWAYLVRTYLYAKDWDNAIKYANLVVNSGKHKLLDNFEDVFKISNNWSSEYIWSVTSSAENTSLGSIFPGVCLEDKGWGVYNGWGNFYPTKELFDAYAPNDKRRSATILQKGDKFVYFGEEVTFNEGKYIVSSSNRTGYQFKKYMEPFSYPKTGSGAVDIRYVNANGDKPSTALNVPLLRYADVILMLAEAKLMKGQNADTEINMIRHRAGLTDLAGATMTDLKRERRCELAGEWTDRHFDLVRWGDARETYAKPLHHYDGSVIYPARNFNPTIHHVWPIPPDEIAVSKGMLDQNEGW is encoded by the coding sequence ATGAAAAAAATAGGTCTTTTAGTATTGGGTTTTGCGCTTTTTGCCGCCACAACGGCCTGCGAAAGCGAACTTGATGTAGTACCGCAGGGAGCACCTTCGAGCGGGAATTTCTGGAAAACTCCTGCCGATGCAAAAGCGGGGGTAAACGCGATTTACGCTTTATACTCTGATGATAATATGTACGGACGCGGTTTCTTCTGGCTTAACAATGCCAGCGATGACATTGGAACAAAACCAAGACAAAACGCAGAACGTATCAAGAATTTTATTGTAGATGGTGCCGAATCGGATACAAAAGATATCTGGAGAATTCACTACGAAATCATGAAACGCTGTAACGACGTAATCCGTAATATTCCGAATATTCCGCTTGACGAGAAAACAAAAAACGGAATGTTAGGAGAAGCGTACTTCAATCATGCCGTAATGCATTTGGAACTGGCGTATCATTATGGCGATGCACGCGCGGGAATTCCAATTCAGGACCGTGCCGATTTTACAAATGTTTACGTACCGCGTGCCAGAAACGTGGCTGAAAATTACGCTTATATCGCAGCCGACTTAATCAAAGCAGCCGATTTACTGCCGTATTTCAACGAACTTACACCGGACAATTACGGACGTGCTCATAAAACTGCCGCCTGGGCTTATTTAGTTCGTACGTATTTGTATGCCAAAGACTGGGATAATGCCATTAAATATGCTAATCTGGTTGTAAACAGCGGGAAACATAAACTGCTCGATAATTTTGAAGACGTATTTAAAATCAGCAATAACTGGTCATCAGAATATATCTGGTCTGTAACATCAAGCGCCGAAAACACCTCATTAGGTTCTATTTTTCCGGGTGTATGCCTTGAAGATAAAGGATGGGGAGTTTACAACGGATGGGGAAATTTTTATCCTACAAAAGAGTTATTTGATGCCTATGCTCCAAACGACAAAAGACGCAGCGCTACTATTTTACAAAAAGGAGATAAATTTGTTTATTTTGGCGAAGAAGTAACGTTTAACGAAGGAAAATACATAGTAAGTTCAAGTAACAGGACAGGATACCAGTTTAAAAAATACATGGAGCCGTTCAGTTATCCAAAAACAGGATCGGGAGCTGTAGATATTCGTTATGTTAATGCCAACGGAGATAAACCTTCAACAGCTTTAAATGTTCCGCTTTTACGTTATGCCGATGTTATTTTGATGCTGGCCGAAGCTAAATTAATGAAAGGACAAAATGCCGATACTGAAATCAATATGATTCGCCACCGTGCCGGACTTACAGATCTTGCCGGAGCTACAATGACCGATTTAAAAAGAGAAAGACGCTGTGAATTGGCAGGCGAGTGGACAGACCGCCACTTCGATTTAGTTCGCTGGGGAGATGCCAGAGAAACGTATGCAAAGCCACTGCACCACTACGACGGAAGCGTTATTTATCCTGCCCGTAATTTTAATCCCACTATCCACCACGTTTGGCCAATACCGCCTGATGAGATTGCAGTAAGCAAAGGAATGCTGGATCAAAACGAAGGCTGGTAA